The genomic interval ATGGCCATTGCCCCTCCCGAACCAACAGAAGAAATATTGTCGGGCTCCAACGGATTTGCCTTCGCCCCTTCTGTTACAGCCTCGGGAAATTCCATCCTGTATATCAACCCCCATGTCACCTTCTATTTTCGTCCGGAGGTACATATGGTCTCCCAGGAAGGACTGAACGCCTATGGCGCCGTTACCTGGGGCCAGTTCTTTATCTACCAGGGTTTCAATGAACATTGTGGTTGGATGCATACAAGCAGTTATGTGGATGCGGCAGATACCTATATTGAAAAGATCTCCAGCGAAGGCATTGGTTTTTCCTATTCCTATAATGGTAAAAACCGGCCCGTTTCCCAAAAACTAATCCGGCTTAACTACAAAAGCGCCTCCGGTATTCAGACAAAAAAGATCAATGCCCTGTACACCCACCATGGCCCGATAATGGCAAAACGCAAGGATCAATTCCTTAGCCTGCGCGCTGATAACCGGATCACCAATGGGTTGATCCAATGCTGGCAACGGACCAAAGCCACGGGATTGGAAAGCTTTAAACGTACCCTCGACCTGAAAGGAAATATCTCCAACAATACGGTGTATGCCGATGCTGCAGGAAATATCGCTTACTGGCATGGTAACCGGATACCAAAACGCAACCCCAATCTGGATTGGACCCAACCTGTAGATGGATCTACCTCCGAAACAGAATGGATCGGGCTGCATCCGATCAATGAAACAGTGCATTCGATCAATCCCCCCAATGGGTGGTTACAGAACTGTAACTCCACCCCTTTTACCGTAGCTGGCGCGAATAGTCCAAAAAAAGAAAACTTCCCGGCCTATATGGCCCCGGATGGAGAGAATTTCAGAGGCATCAATGCCGTAAGAGTGCTGGGAGAAAAATCAGGCTACACACTCGAAGATGTCATCAAAGCCGGATACGATACCCGCCTCGCCGCTTTTGAAGTGCTCGTACCCGCCCTGATCAAAGCATTTGAAAAAAACATTAATCCAAACGATACGCTATTTGCTCATTTAGCCGGACCGATACAAGTGCTCAAACATTGGGACTTTCGCAGTGGAGAAAATTCCATTGCCACTACCCTGGCCGTGGAATGGGGACAACGGTTATTGCCAGCTATTTTCCGTACCAATTTGATTGCCGATGATGAGGAGAACCAGGTGACACGGTTTCGTCGATTCGCGGAAACCGCATCCGCAGACGCGCTTCTGCGGCCCTTGCTTGAAACCCTGCGTGACCTGGAAAAAAGGTTTGGCCAATGGCAAATGCCCTGGGGCTCGATCAACCGTTTTCAACGCATTTCGCCAAATATCAATAGTGTATTTGATGATAAACAACCCAGCATACCCGTCGGTTTTGCCTCGTCAACCTGGGGGCAACTACCTTCCTATTCGAGTCGTACCTATCCGGGGACAGAAAAAAGGTATGGCGTACATGGAAACAGTTTCATTTGCGCGGTAGAGTTTATCCGAAATGCCGCACCAGGAGAAAAAAAGATCCGGGCTAAATCATTGCTGGCGGGTGGAGAAAGCGGAGATCCTAACTCTCCTCACTTCTTTGATCAGGCAGGCATGTATGCAAAGGGGACGTTTAAAGAAGTATTGTTTTATAAGGAGGATGTGGAGAAAGCGGCGAAGCGGAAGTATCATCCGGGGGAAAATTGAATTGTTTGCTTTACCGCCAAAGCGCGGAGGAGCGCGATGAGTTTCACCGTTGAGAACATGAGGACGCGGAGGTAAAACCCCTAATACCCCATCAATCGCTCCACCACCTCCTCCAACCGATTCTTCGCTAAAAATTGCTTTTCCAATTCAATATTAAAAGGCACCGGCGTATCCAATGAAGCACAACGCATCACGGGTGCATCTAATTTGTCAAAACAATGCTCCCCTATCCAGGCCGCGATCTCGCCCCCGATTCCACCGGTAAGGGTGTCCTCATGAAGGATCAATACACGCCCGGTCCTGTTCACGGCTTCACGAATAGCGAGGTAATCCAGAGGCTGCAAGCTCCGCAGGTCAAGGATATCAATGGAAATTTCAGGATGCTCCGCTGCAAAATCCTCAGCCCAGTGTACCCCGGCTCCATACGTAATGATGGATAACTCATCGCCGGAACGAACATGACGGGCCTTACCAATTTCAACTTCATAATACTCGGGTGATACCTCTCCGCTCACACTTCGATATAATGCCTTGTGCTCAAAAAATAATATCGGATTGGGATCGTTGATCGCTGCGATCAATAATCCCTTTGCATCCGCAGGTGTAGCGGGATATACGACTTTCAATCCGGGTACATGGGTGAACCAGGCCTCATTGCTTTGTGAATGGAAGGGACCTGCCCCTACACCCGCACCTGTCGGCATGCGTATCACCACATCCGCTTGTTGCCCCCAACGATAGTGGATCTTGGCGAGGTTATTCACGATCTGGTTAAACCCTACACTCACAAAGTCCGCAAACTGCATTTCCACCATGCTCTTAAACCCTTCAAGGCTTAAGCCAAGTGCGGTCCCAATGATCGCGCTTTCGCAAAGGGGTGTATTTCTTACCCTGTCTTTTCCGAATTCCTTAACGAATCCTTCGGTGATCTTAAACGCTCCACCGTATTCGGCAATGTCCTGACCCATCAGGATCAGGTTGGGATGCTCCTGCATCGAAAGCCTTAACCCTTCAGAAATCGCATCGATCATCCGTATTTCGGTTTCGGTTCGGGATGACCGCACAGGACTCAATGTTTCCATCTCCACCGGTGCAAATACATCACCGATCTCTTCTTCTTCGTCGGGTCGTATCGCCGGACTTTCAAATCCAATGGCCAATTCACTCTCAATTTTCTCTTTATACTCCTGGCGGATCGAATCGAAAAGCTCCGGACTTCCGACTCCGGACATTTCCAGATATCTCTCAAAATTCTCAATCGGGTCCTTAAGTTTCCAGATCTCAAATAATTCCGGCGGCACATATTTCGTTCCACTTGCTTCCTCATGTCCCCGCATACGAAAGGTCTGACACTCGATGAGATAGGGTTTTTGATGTTTGATGCAATACTCTCTTACGCCTTTGATGGTATCGTATACGGACAATACATTATTGCCATCAATGGAAACACCTTCCATACCATAACCCTTGGCCTTATCCACCAAACTGATACACCGGTATTGTTCCTCTACAGGTGTACTCAATCCATAGCCATTATTTTCTATGATAAAAATAACCGGCAGGTCCCATACCGCTGCAACATTCAGGGCTTCGTGAAAATCGCCTTCGCTGGTTCCTCCATCTCCGGTAAAGGCGAGGGAGACCTTTTGCTCGGCACGCAGCTTATACGCGAGAGCTACCCCATCGGCAATCGCTAATTGCGGACCGAGATGGGAGATCATGCCGCAAATATGATGTTCGGAATTGCCAAAATGAAAACTACGCTCTCTTGCTTTGCTGTATCCATCTGTCTGTCCCTGCCATTGTTTGAAGAGTTTGTGCAAGGGCATATCACGTGTAGTGAAAACACCCAGGTTTCGGTGCAGGGGCATGATCCACTCATCGGGTTCAAGGGCAAGGGTGGCACCAACCGAGATCGCTTCCTGTCCGATACCACTAAACCATTTGGAGATCTTGCCTTGTCTTAACAGGACCAGCATTTTTTCTTCAATAAGGCGGGGCCAGAGCAAGCGGCGATAGATCGCCAAGAGTTGATCGTCTGTAAGGTTCTTCCTGTCAAATTGCATGGAACAAAAGTACCATGATTCGCCTGAATTTGGCTAATCCCGCTCCCGCTGGCGGTCTTCTTCCCGAAAAAGTAACGATGTGGTTAAACTGAGGAGGAAACTGAACAATACCCCCCACCAAAATCCGTCGATCGTAAACCCGGGAACCAGGTTACTGGCGATAAGTACGGTGATGGTATTGATAAAAAAGAGAAAAATACCCAGGGTTAGAATGGTAATGGGAATGGTGACAATAACCAGAATGGGTTTGAGAAACACATTCAATAAACCCAGAACCGCAGCAAACCAGATAGCGGTCAGGTAATTGTTTACTTGTACGCCAGGTAACCATTGGGCCAGCAGAAAAGCAATGGCGGCTACCACGAGTATACGCAGGATCAGTTTCATACAATTAAGTTAGGCAAATATTGGACTTAATACACGATCAATTCATACCAATCTTTCTCACTATAATATTTATTGGCCAGTTCCATCAGCTCTGTGGCTCCCACAGTTTTGATGGTTTTGATCGATTCATAAAAATAAGACTCGTCCAACCCGTTTAAAATGATATTCTTCCACCGGGCGAGAATATGAAATGGTCCGTCGAGGTCGGACAGAATGGTCCCGATCATATAATTCCGTACGAGGGAAAGCTCATCATCCTCTACGGGTTCTTCCCGTAGTGTTTTCATCTCATGATAGATCTCTTTTACCGCTGCTTCGCATACGTCTTTCCCCGCTTCAGTACTTACGATCAGGGCGCATGACTGAATATGGTTCTGGAGATAACTATAGATCCCGTATGTATATCCCTTATCCTCGCGGATATTGCTCATTAACCTGGAACCAAAAAACCCGCCAAAAAGGTTATTCAACACCTGCATCTTCATAAAATCCGGGTGATGCCGGTTAGGGAATAGCCGTCCCATCCGGATCGCGCCCTGCACGCCTTCGTTGTCATTGATGATCCGGAGTGGTTTCCCAAATTCCGGGGAGGGTTCCATATTGTGAAAAGGCACCTGGCGGGGTTCGGGCCGGGTGATCGGCAGGTGGCCAAACTGCTCATTCAGCAATCGGGGCAAGTCAGCGGGCAACTTTCCGGCAGTAAAGATGATACAGCGGCCCTGGGTATAATATTTTTTATAAAAAGCCAGTAACTCTTCGCGTTGAAGCGCATCCAGGTCCTCGTGACGGCTATACGAACCATAGGGATGGTCTTCCCCGTAGATATAAGCATCGATCAACCGGTTGGCGACAAACTCTGATTTCTTCAGGTTCACGGTCAACCGTTGCTTCATATTGGTTTTAAAGATGTCCAGTTCTTCCTGGGGAAAAGTGGCATCGGTCACGAGTTCCTTTACCACAGGTAATAATTCGCCGATATGTTTGTCGAGGCAATGTAGCGTAAGCGTACTTGTTTCATTGTAACAGGCCCGGCTGAAATGGGATCCATAGTATTCAAAATGCTCATTGATCTGAAAGGCCGATTTAGTCGAAGTGCCATTTTTAAGGAGGTTATTGGTCGCTGAAGCGATCATATTCCTTTCCTCATAGCTGTTCCCGGCATAAAACACCCATTCAACCATCATCACTTCCTGTGTACCCGCATTCACGGAATACACTTCGATCCCGTTGTCCAGGGTGTATTTTTCGTAAGGCTTCAGGGTCAATTTAAAATCGGTGGCATCCACAATGGGAGGCGCTATAGTGCGATTGATCATGTAAAATGGTTCTCAGTTGTTGGAATAGTAATAAAGCGTGTTGCAATTCTCCGGCCGGAAGATGCGTCGGCATTCTTCCTGTATATCCTGGATGGTGACCTCCTGGTACCGGTCCAGTTCGGTATTCATCAGGGAGGCATCCCCGAGTAGTTCATAATAAGCCAGGCTACCCGCTCTGTTCATCACACTCATATCTTCAAACGCGATCATGCTTTCGGTCTTATTCTTTACCTTCTGCAATTCGTTGTCCAGTATGGGTTCGTCCTGCATTTGTTTCAATACCGACTCGATCTCCGCTTCAGCGGCCTTCATATCAGTGCCCTTTACCAGTTTCCCTTCGATCACCAACAAACCGGCATCGGTACTACCAGTGTGGTGACATTCAATCTGGCTAAACATTCTTTTTTCCTTGACCAACCGCTGGTATAGCCGCGAAGAGGCGCCTCCCCCTAATACCTCGGTGATGAGATCGGTGGCATAGTATCGTTTATCCAAACGGGGATAGATATGCCAGCATTTATACAGCGCATCAAGCGGTACATTGGCCTTTACTTCCAACTTGCGCTCCGATTGCTGCACCGGTTCCTGAGGCAGGTTGCGATTGTATTTCTCCCCGGAAGGGATATCCCCAAACCATTTTTCCGCCAATTTCAACACCTGATCGGTCTGTACATTCCCCGCTACAACAAGGATCGCGTTGCTGGGGCAATAATGTTTGAAAAAAAACCGCTTCACATCCTCCAGCTTTGCCTGCTCCACATGCGCAAGTTCTTTCCCGATCGTCATCCAGCGATAGGGATGGACCGTATAGGCCAGCTCCCGCATTTTATGCCATACATCGCCATAGGGCTTATTAATATAATGCTCTTTGAACTCCTCGATCACCACTTTACGTTGTACCTCCAGGCTTTTTTCGCTAAATGCCAGGGATAGCATCCGATCGCTTTCCAACCAGAAAGCGGTCTCCAGGTTTTCTGCAGGCAACTGGATATAATAGTTTGTTACATCATTGGTGGTATAGGCATTGTTCTCCCCACCGGCCATTTGCAGCGGTTCATCATACTCGGCAATATTGACCGAGCCGCCAAACATGAGGTGTTCAAATAAATGGGCAAACCCTGTTTGGGCCGGATCTTCATCTCTCGCCCCTACATCATACATCACATTCACCACGGCCATGGGCGTGGCATTATCAGGATGCACCAGGATACGAAGGCCATTAGGTAATACGAATCGGTCGAAATGTATCATAAATGCAAAAATAACCAGGATTTAAGGATTTTCAGGATTATAAGGATTGACTAATCAATCCAAAAAATTAATCTTTATAATCCTGAAAATCCTTCAATCCTGGTCAGCGGATGGATTTGATCTTAAACTCAAACTGCAGCAATTGCCCCTCCCGGGAAATGACCATTTTGATCTTCTGGCCGGCATGCTGAAGTTCCTGTTTGAATTGCTGGAGGTTTTGGCTGAAATTGTTATTGATGGCGATCACAATGTCTCCTTCGCGCAGACCGGCCTGTTCAGCCGGAGAGCCTTTGGCCACATCGCCGAGAACGACCCCTTCTTTTTCAAAATATAATTCCACCCCGGTATAGGAGTAATCAAAAAAATCGTTGTAGTGTTTATTGGGGGTGATGTAGAATTCGCGTCGGCTATAATTGAGTATGATATTGAACCGGCGCATGAGGTCATTGCCAATGATCCCGGCCAGAAAGGGATAAGAAGTCAGGTTGTTCACATCATCAAAGACAAAAGTGGGTACATTCCGGAATTTATAGGGCCCGATCTTGATCTCCTTCGTAACCGTCAGGTGCATATCGACACTCCCACCCAGTCCTTCAGCCTCTTTTACATACAAAACCCGTTTACGGTGCAGGAAGCTGCTGTCTTCCACAAATTCGCGGGAGAGTAATAAACATAATCCCGCACCAATATCAAACAGGAACCGGGAATGGGCAGCGATATTATCCTTGATCCGGGCATTTTGCACCGGGAGTGTGCGCAGAGAAGGCTCGAGTAAGCTTCCCCCTTTGGGATAACGAAAACGTCCATTGGAGAAAACATCGATCACGAGGCTGTCATAGTTAATGGAGACAATGTATTTACTCAAAAACGAATACCCTACGATCCCGTCGATCTTTTCGCCATACACACTGGTGAGGATATCATAGTCATTCACATGAAAATTGAGGGAGTCAACTACCAGGCCCGGCAGTCGGAATTTTCGGTTATATAAAAACCCTACTTTCTTGATACCCCCAATACCCAAAACGGTACGGTCAGAAGGTTCGGGAACCAGATTGAATTTTCGAACGGTGCTTGAATCAAGCGAGATCCCACCGCTACCCGTATCCAATATGAACTGGAGGGTGTCATTGTATTCATCAAATTGCGCCCTGAAAAGGATAACGCCCCCGGTCAACAGGCGAAAGGGGAAACTGGTGAGTCGCACACTGGGCGGGTCAACAAACTGTTCCTGGGCCTTGGTTGTCGGTGTAAATAGAATAGCAATCAGTAGTATGGCAAGCAATCGGGCCATGTGGTTGGTTAGACGAATGGATGAACTTAAATGCTGCTTTGTTTGTAAAGTTATGTCGTGGAGCTTTACCACCCTTCAAACCCCCTGAATTCACTAATTTTGCCCCCTACTATATGAATTTCCAAGACCTCTATACTAAAGCCCTTGATTTCGAGCACCTCAGTGCCGAAGAAGGCCAGTTTCTCTTTGAGCAGGCACCCCTGAATGAACTCTCCTGGGTGGCCAATGAATTAAGGAAGAAACAGGTTCCCCATGGCAAGGTCAGTTGGCAGATCGACCGGAATGTGAACACGACCAATGTCTGTGTCGCCAATTGTAAATTCTGCAATTTCTACCGGATCCCCGGACATGCCGAGGCCTATATTACCGATATGCCTACCTACCGGGAAAAGATCCGGGAAACGATCAAATACGGTGGTGACCAACTCCTGCTGCAAGGAGGCCATCACCCGGAACTGGGATTACAGTTTTATGTAGACACTTTTAAACAGATCAAGGAAGAATTTCCCGATATCCGTCTTCATGCCCTCGGGCCTCCCGAAGTGGCGCATATCACCAAACTGGAGAAAAGCACCCATCGCGAAGTACTGACCGCTTTGAAGGAAGCCGGTTTGGACTCGCTTCCCGGAGCGGGAGCGGAGATCCTGGTGGACCGTGTCCGCCGCCTCATCAGCAAAGGCAAATGCGGAGCTCAGGAATGGCTCGATATCATGCACGAGGCGCACAAACTCGATATCACCACCTCCGCCACGATGATGTTTGGACATGTGGAGACCGTTGAGGAAAGATTCGAACACCTCATCAAGATCCGGGAAGTACAAAGCCGGAAGCCGGAACATGCCAAAGGGTTTCTTGCCTTTATCCCCTGGACCTTCCAGGATGTAGATACATTGTTGACGCGGATACGCGGCGTACAAAACCTTACAACTCCCGAAGAATACCTGCGCATGATCGCCATCAGCCGGATCATGCTCCCCAATGTGAAGAATATCCAGGCCAGCTGGCTTACCGTAGGTAAACAGGTCGCCCAACTCTGTCTCCATGGTGGCGCCAATGATTTTGGCAGTATCATGATCGAAGAGAATGTGGTAAGTGCCGCCGGCGCGCCCCACCGCTTTACCTACCGCTCCATGCAGGATGCCATTCGCGAAGCAGGATTTGAACCCCAGCTTAGAAATCAACAATACGAATGGCGCGAATTACCTGCTGAAATTGAAGAACAGGTTATCAACTACTAACAGCTAACAGCTAATAGCTATTAGCTGTTAGTAGTTAGCTATTAGGTAAAATAAATTCGAGGATGAAAAATGTCTTTGCTACGTTTCGTAAGATCGCTTTGATGGAAGGAATTTCCTTTCTGGTGCTTTTGTTTGTTGCCATGCCGTTGAAATACCTGGCCAACTTACCCCTGGCCGTCACCATTGTGGGCGGACTGCATGGCGTTCTCTTTATTGCTTTTCTCTATTTGGCCTGGGAGGTGAGATCGGATTATAAAAAAGACTTCATCTGGCTGGTAAAAGCCTTTCTGGCTTCCATTCTTCCCTTTGGTACAATCCTGATGGATAAGCAATGGAAACAGGAGATGGCACAGGCTTAACCAAAGCTTAACGGGCTCCACCCTCCCCTTGCAACCATTTAGGTACGGTATTGGTCATATGTACCGTACAAAATCAAATACTGAATTGAAGAAACAACCCTCTCTTCTTTTTTGTGTGCTGATGGATGTGGTCGGGTATGCCACCTATGCCCTGCCTTTCCTCGGCGAGTTCGGCGACCTGCTCTGGGCGCCTTTATCGGCCATGGTCTTTTACCGGACCTTTGGAGGCTGGAAAGGAGCCCTGGGCGGACTTTTCAACTTTGCTGAAGAGATCCTGCCGTTCACTGATTTCATTCCCACTTTTACCCTTGCCTGGTTATGGCAAAACGTAAAAGAAGGGAAAAAGCCCGTTTTTAATCTGTCGTAATAGAAAGAAAAATAGCCCCCGGGCTATTGTGCCAGTAACAGCTCCTCAACCAGGGCATTTACCTTTTCCCCTATGAGATCGCGTACCTTATTGAATTCCGCCGGCTCCAGGTGTTTGGGATCGGGGATCTGCCAGTCGATGAACCGTTTGGCGGGCATCCACGGGCAGGCATCTCCGCAACCCATCGTCACCACCGCATCAAAGGGAGCATAGGCTTCCACTTCCTGGAGTGATTTACTGTCATGGGTACTAAGGTCATATCCCAACTCCCGCATGGCCGCGATAGCCTTGGGGTTTACAATGCCTGAAGGTTTGCTACCCGCACTATACGCTTCTACCTTACCCTGGCCATGTAATGTTGCAAAGGCCTGGCTCATCTGGCTGCGGTTGCTATTCTCAATACAGACAAAAAGAAGTCGGAGCATTCGGTCTAATTTAAGTATTTAGGAATTTGAGAATGGAGAAGATTTTTCATTTTCGCTTCATCTCATTCCCCGATAAATGAATTAAAAAAAGGGGGGCTTGCCCACCCCCCATTGATTTTAGCAGCAACCAAGGCCGCCGCAGCAGCCTCCATCGGCCTCGCTGATTTTCGTTTTGTTCATGGCTATACTATTTAGAGTGAAAAAATACGTTAGCAACAACCGCTGCCGGGTTCACAGGCAGGCTTGGTAGCGGATACGGTGATACTTTCTATGCGTACGTTTCCATCGAGGTAGGCTTTTACTTCTTCCACACTGAGGTATTTGAGCAAAATTTCCTCAGGAATGGCAATGGCTTTTTCCTTCTGCAATTTCACATTGCGGAAACCATTCTCTTCGATCAGTTGCAGGTATTGCCATTTTTGAATGGCGCCGGATACACAACCTGCATATAATTCGGCGATCTCTTTCCATTTCTCAGGCATCTCTCCATTCAGTACGATATCAGAGATACAAAAATGACCGCCCGGTTTCAGTACACGGTATATTTCACTAAAGACCTGCTTTTTATTGGGCACCAGGTTGAGTACACAGTTACTGACGATCACATCGGCCACATTTGCCGTAACGGGCATACGCTCAATATCCCCCATGCGAAACTCCACATTATTATATCCCAGCTTTTCTGCATTGTTCCTTGCGCGATCGATCATGGCATCGGTAAAATCAATACCGATCACTTTTCCTTTTTCCCCCACAATGCGTCGGGCGATAAAAGCATCATTGCCCGCTCCGCTTCCCAGGTCGATCACCACCTGTCCTTCATGAATATCGGCGTGTTCGGTAGGAAGGCCACAGCCCAGACCAAGGTCCGCATCGGCTACATAGCCATCCAATTTGGTATAATCATCGGCCATGATGGTATACACTTCATCGCCACCACAACATCCGGTGGCGCCACAACAGGAAGCCAGGTTATATTCCTTTTCCTGCCCGGCAATGGCACTGTATTTTTCTTTGACCAGTTGCTTGAGTTCTGCTTCTTTGTTCATATTGGTTGATTTTAGGTTGATGTCAACAGCATTTGGCATTTACTTCCCGTAACTGCTGGAACAGGGAGTTAAAATCCAAATTGAATTTTTCAAAGGCCTCCCAGTTGATGCAATAACAACTGCGCGGACCATCGGTCTCCCCATTGATCAGGCCCGCATTTTTCAACTCTTTCAGGTGCTGACTCACGGTACTCTGCGAGAGGGGCATTACCTCAACGATCTCTCCGCAAATACACTGGTTGCGTTGCGCCAATACCCCCAGTATCGCGATCCGCGCGGGGTGACTGATGGCTTTTGCAAAAGCGGCCAGCGCCTGCTCAGTGGTAGAAAACTCTTCTTTTTTGTGGATTGCCATGTGTTTAATTGCTTATCGCAAATATACGATGAAAGAATTGAGATGGCAAAATTTTTTTTTGGGGGGGGGGATTTTAGAACGGATGACGGATGACAGTTGACCGATGACAGATGGCGGATGACAGATGGCGGAGGCTTGCTGTGCGAGACCTCTGGTCTCGCACCTATCTCCCGTCGCCTCCGGCGACAAAATATGTGCAGCCTATTAGAATGATATAGGTTGTTATTCGAGTCGCCAGAGGCGACAAGATAATCGTGCGAGACCAGAGGTCTCGCACAGCCGCCCTCCGCCATCTGTCATCCGCCATCTGTCATCCGTCATCCGTCATCCAACATCTAACATCTAACATCCAACACCCCCCGCTACCCCCTCTTCACCCACGAAATAATAACCCCACTCGTAATAATACAAAATATCCCGGCCCAGGAGATCAGGTCGGGGAAGGGGTCGTTGAGCATCATACCTATAAATACGCTGAAGATGATATTGGCATACCCTACCGCGGAAACAATACCCGCTTTATCCGAACCGTAGGCGCGGGTAACAAAGTATTGACCAAAAAGCGCGGCCAGTCCGAGTAAGAGAAGCAATCCCCATTCAATTCCCTGG from Chitinophagales bacterium carries:
- a CDS encoding DUF3817 domain-containing protein — its product is MKNVFATFRKIALMEGISFLVLLFVAMPLKYLANLPLAVTIVGGLHGVLFIAFLYLAWEVRSDYKKDFIWLVKAFLASILPFGTILMDKQWKQEMAQA
- a CDS encoding arsenate reductase ArsC, producing MLRLLFVCIENSNRSQMSQAFATLHGQGKVEAYSAGSKPSGIVNPKAIAAMRELGYDLSTHDSKSLQEVEAYAPFDAVVTMGCGDACPWMPAKRFIDWQIPDPKHLEPAEFNKVRDLIGEKVNALVEELLLAQ
- the arsM gene encoding arsenite methyltransferase, which encodes MNKEAELKQLVKEKYSAIAGQEKEYNLASCCGATGCCGGDEVYTIMADDYTKLDGYVADADLGLGCGLPTEHADIHEGQVVIDLGSGAGNDAFIARRIVGEKGKVIGIDFTDAMIDRARNNAEKLGYNNVEFRMGDIERMPVTANVADVIVSNCVLNLVPNKKQVFSEIYRVLKPGGHFCISDIVLNGEMPEKWKEIAELYAGCVSGAIQKWQYLQLIEENGFRNVKLQKEKAIAIPEEILLKYLSVEEVKAYLDGNVRIESITVSATKPACEPGSGCC
- a CDS encoding winged helix-turn-helix transcriptional regulator, coding for MAIHKKEEFSTTEQALAAFAKAISHPARIAILGVLAQRNQCICGEIVEVMPLSQSTVSQHLKELKNAGLINGETDGPRSCYCINWEAFEKFNLDFNSLFQQLREVNAKCC